A region of the Vigna unguiculata cultivar IT97K-499-35 chromosome 9, ASM411807v1, whole genome shotgun sequence genome:
aacCTACGTTCTTTGGTGTCCTTGATCACTCTAAATATTACATAAGAATTTAATGAGTTAGGTACTTGCTATTTGGTTTATGTGGgactcattattttattattagttgacGGCTATACTTATCTTTAgaattgtttatatataaaacagtgacattttaatatatatatatgtgtgtgtttttCTTAACTAAGTTAATTCCtctttctaaaaatttaagaaacactcattattttttcttatttgcaTTTTACAATCCCTTTTAGTAATAGAATATTATATGtaagtaataaaaatacatataagataataaattttagaattgtTAGATGGGAGTGTGGAAAAAAGAAAGTGTCAACGtatcattttacaaaaatgtaGTAAAAGtaagaaattcaaataaagaTGGTCTCGCGCGCGGGTATTAGATTGTTGTAAACTGCTACAACCTTTACTGTGACTAATTTAAGCTTTATCTGCTTTGAGCTCCCCCTCAGTTTTTTTCTGCTACCATACCGATCTTAAATTCCACttttaactttaaaacaaagttagacttttaacattttttttttccatctttttttttttaaaatagagcATCTGTGTTTTTGTTTGTACAATACATCTTCAACCTTTCATCTATTCCAGTTTTTACTTTTGCTTTAAAGTAAGTGtgcatttttgaaaaagttgaagcCATCGATTATTAAAAGAAAGCAATTGGATCAGATCAGATACACATGGCATCCTTACTTTtgaaaattagatattttagtTCAATCTCCATCCAactttgtatataatttttttttagtcttgctcaattaaatactaaatttaatataatcgTTGAAAATCCCATAACGCAACTTCAACCCAATctccaataaaatattatttatcgaTTCTTTATAAGTGCAGATGGATTGAATTACATATTTGACCTTGATTTAGAGATGAATTTGCATAAAATGTGAAGAAACAGGAACCTCAAAATTTGTGGTCCTATTCTCACTCAGTGGTGAAGTAACCAGAAAAATATTTGCACGTATGGGGCAAAGGAAAACGAAGATGAGAGCTAGAAAGCAGCCACCTTTATGACTTGAAAACTctcacaacacaacacaatgGACTATCGAAAGAGAGAGGTGCCACCACTCATGCCACGCCAATCTCCAAATGGTCCAAACAATTAAACGCTGCCAACCCTAATTTTGCATTTTATCAAATTTGGATTTTATGCTAAATTTGTTTGTTATCTCACGAACTTCCTTCCACACGTCTAAAGTCTTCTCACACCAAAAAATGGATCTAAGAACAAGCATGATACCTCAACACATTTTATGATTCTTCCACagtaagaaaaatgattttggaaggttaatttagaattaaagtttaatttttaatattatgttagagtcattttaaagtttatcttAACAAAGTTTGTCGTTTATTAGATTTATTGTTCCATAgctattatatataaatatctaatTTTGCACTCGAGATATATATGTCTTGACATGAAGAGTGTTGAAAATCTCATATTaactagagataagaccaaaataaattagtataaaacttaatcttatgagacaattttaataaagttgATTTAAGCTCAAAGTGCTCTTCTTAACAATTTATTGTTAACAAATCCTAGCTTATTTCTTTGTTAACAAGCTCATCTTTATTGCACGATATCAATTATGATAGTTTATGTGTATGAATATGGTGAAACAACCACGATAAAGAAGCTATTGGGTGGATCCTTGCATTGGTACGTCATTCATAGTATACAAATATGTGGTTTCATTAACCATTGATACACATAAGAGAGCTTTCTTCCTCTAAGGTTACGTTCACTTCCATTGATTTGAAGAGATAAGAGATGACGGATTTGCAGGATGATAGGTTGGAAGTATCCTTCCTCGAGTGAGAGGATTAGAGGGTATGCATATAAATTTTCCTATACTACCctcatttcttttgaaaaatgacAAGCAAGTATAGCACTATGCATGAGGCAGTAGTTGTGTTGGGGAGATGTTGGAATCAGTTCCACTCCCAtctaaaataaggttaaaatactttttttgtctcaattttcgtcaagttttctCAAATCAgccctaattttgtttttgtgctgAAATATgtcctatattcgttatttttgttcaatttagtcccaatttttgttaacatgaaccaattttttctctctccaaattgaaaccaaatttaatttttacataaaagtttacattttttattaaatatttttatataatatattaaaattcaaataattataacttttatataaaaattaaatttggttggATATTCGACAAAGaaaaaattggtcaattttaaaaaaaatggagtaaattgaacaaaaataacaaatatagagaccatattgaatataaaatattgactcTAACATGTGGCACATTGCTGGGTTGatacgtgtacatttaaaaaacattaaaaaaattaaaaaaaccacgaaatAACACAtgacagtcactgttcatggttgttaatgatttaaatggtgttagcaaaaaatgatataattgaacaaaattgacgaaaattaggaacTATCTgagcacaaaaataaaattatgattgatttgacaaaacttgataaaaattgggactaaaaagttattttaactttaaaataaccATAGAATCAGAGTTTATATATATGGAGGAGGTGGGGGGAATTGATTCTAGTTATGGGGGAACTAATTCCTATTGACCATCgatttgtgtatatatatatatatatatatatatatatatatgaaaatttatgagtgatttgattgaagtgacaaattagaaaaaataaataaataaaaaaataaaattatctaattgtccttaatgttaaaagtaatataaaatgatatttagataaGTTAGAATCATTTTAgcttttttaatgaataaaatttttaaaaaattattaattgaataaataaaaaatacaatatatttggtataaaaaattttataatctagATATTCAATATTTTCGTGGCAAATCATTTATTTACATGGAGTATTAATTTTtcgttttaataataattttagagcCATATTTTTTGAGGTTATCAtagttatgaaaaattattaatgattatttctATGATCAATTTATATAAGCACAATGTACATCGAATAAAACTAAACTTATTACGATAATTATAACAACTTTTTTGTGTAAAGAAAACAATGTTAAAAGGAATGTAGAAAATATATGTGAAAacctaaaacaaaacaaatccATGGATTAGGCATTTCTGGTACATTTAATTTGGTACATTTAATTTGAATGTAGTCgtgtaaacataaaaaaaatgaagaaaggtTGACATGaagtgaaaggaaaaaaaatgtgaagtaaACAAAAAATGAGTATGAAAGAAGAATTGTGTCTACGCGTGTACGAGTTTATAATGCATTTCTCTAAAAATTCAAAgcaatataaaattaagaacaaCTATATCTACAAATAAAATGTATACATTGTGGCCTTTTCAAGAGGAGTCACCACCACACATTTTTCGTTCACCGTTGAAATGGACTACACCACACATCCTTGACCACTTCCTACACCATGAAACAACAAAGTAGAAAAATATAACGTGTATGGAATCAGTTCTATGCTCAAGAAAATTGATTCCCAACATATTTCCATGGAATCGATTCTAACTCTCTCTAGAACTAATTTTACCTCCTTCAAACAATGCTAGTATTGTAGTTCGTTATTAgttaggatttttattttttctgttttttcctAATCTGTTAGGGTTTTTCCCCTTTCTATTTAAAGGAAGGgtttttctctattttgtaacaaagaagaagaatcataataaatattacttattttgaGTGCCCTTGTTTTTTCTCGCAAGCTTTCTTCCTCTTTTCTCTGCATCAACTCTCCTCTGGGTCAACCATGGCAGGAGGGTTCTCTTCCAGATACCAGGCACAAGATAGTATGAGCAAGTTCATAGCCTGCTCTACATCCGTTGTTGCCCTATTGGttctttctttccctttcttgttTGGATTCTTGAAGTTTTCCTACACAATGGATACAAGCAAAGCAGAATACAATGAATCCAACATTAGATCCTACAAGTCCCTACTATCTACATCTTGGAGAAAACCCAGGTTTGGTTCTTGTGTCTCCCGTTCTAAGTGAAACTAATTATTATTCTTGGAGCAGGAACATGAAGAGGGCACTACTATCTTAGAACAAATTAAAGATCATTTATGGAAGCATCAAAATCCCTGTTTCATCTAATGATACATATGAAACTTAGGAAAGGGCAAATGTGATGGTCTTATCCTGGGTAATTAGGTCTTTATCTCCCCAAATAGTAGAGAGTGTCATATACATAGAAAATGCCAAAGATTTTTGGGATGACTTGCGTGAGAGATTTTCAAAGGGAGACCATTTTCGTGTTTCTGATCTTCTACAAGAGGTACATTCTATTAGACAAGGGGAAAAGAATATTACATAGTTCTACACTGAGTTAAAAACCATGTGGGAAGAATTATATTTCTTGAGACCTATACCAAACTGTACTTGTGGCAACCCTTGTAAATGTGGTCTTTCTAAAGTCATTGCTAAGTATAAGGAGAATGAATATGTCATCTGCTTTCTAAAAGGTTTGAATGAGGTTTATAACACTATTAAAACCCAGATCCTATTAATAGAACCTTTACCCAATATAAATAAGGTGTTTTCTTTAGTTATGCAACACGAAAGACATGTGGTTAATTCCAGTAACAACACTATTGAGAACAAGGCTTTCATCAACACTACATACAAGAATTCAAGCTAGGGGCATCAAGAACATGTTTCTTGGAAACCATAAGGCAGAGGCAATGGAGGAAACAACACCCGTGGTAGAGACAGAGGCAAAAACCCAAACTATGGGAAGCAATGCTCATATTGTAACAAGATGAACCACATTATTGAGGAATGTTATTCAAAACATGGCTACCTTTCCTTGGTTCAAACAGAAAGGAGATTACTACAATAATCAAGAAAAGGGAAATCAACAATCTTGCAACCTAAACATCAAGAATGAAAGCGTGCAGGCAGAGACTTGTGAAAAAGGAAACAATGGCTTTTACTCAAGAACATATGTAGAAACTCCTAAAATTGATAGAGGATTCCAATGGTTCCATCACAATGTCAATCACATACAAAGAAACACAAGTGGATGTGCTAATTCTAACAACAATCAACAAGGTAATCTTTCTTGGATTTTAGACATTGGAGCTACAGATCATGTAACATTCCAAAAAAATCTTTTTGTtacctattataaaataaagccaGTTCATGTAAAATTTCCTAATGAATCTTTTGTTACTGCTGAATATTCTGGAACCATTCAATTATCAAAAGATTTCATAATTTCCAATGTTCTATACATcccaaatttttcttttaatctgaTTTTTGTCTAATGCCTTATAAGGGACTTAAACTATAAGCTAATTTTCTACTCTGAGTATTGTCAGATCCAACAAACTACTTCATCCAGGATGATTGAACAAGTTAAGTTGAAGAATGGGCTATATTACCTTGATCATGTTATTACTGTTTCTGATAAAAGATTCCTTACCAACATTGTTCTAAATTCTCTAGTTCTGACATAGGAATTTGGCATTATAGACTGGGACATTCagctaataaaattttagacaaGATTTGTAGATATTTTCCTTATGTGAAGTTTGATTGTAaaaatttttgtgatatttgtcaTTACTCCAAACAACATAAGCTGCCTTTTCAACAAAGCACTAGTTGTACTTTAAATTGTTTTGACTTGATATATGTTGATATATGGGAGCCAACTAATTTTTCTATACATGGACACAAGTATTTTCTTACAGTAGTGGATGGCCACTCTAGACATACATGGAATTTTCCCATGATAATTAAGGCTGAAACTAAAAATTTACTCCAAAATTTTGCTATATTTGTGCAAAACcagtttgaaagaaaaataaaaactatcaGGTTTGATAATGGACAAGAATTCATGAATCAAGATTTCTATAATAAGTATGGCATTATTCATCAAAGAAGTTGTGTCGaaactccacaacaaaatgctATTGTGGAGCATAAACaccaacatattttaaatgtggcTAGGAGTTTAATGTTTCAATCCAATCTGCCCAGATCTTATTGGAATTACACTTTGATGCatgttatttatttgataaacaGACTACCTACTATAGTTCTTACTAACAAATGTCCTTATGAGATTCTTTACAAGGAACCACCACCTTCCTTGATCTTAAGGTTTTTGGATCACTCTATTTTGCTTCAACTCTTTAAGGACAACAAAGAAAGTTTGATTCAAGAGCTAGaaaccccacaacaaaatgcTATTGTGGAGCATAAACaccaacatattttaaatgtggcTAGGAGTTTAATGTTTCAATCCAATCTGCCCATATCTTATTGGAATTATGCTCTGATGCATGTTGTTGATTTGATAAACAGACTACTACCATAGTTCTTTCTAACAAATATCCTTATGAGATTCTTTATAAGGAACCACCCACCTTCCTTGATTTTAAGGTGTTTGGATCACTCTATTTTGCTTCAACTCTTCAAGGACAACAAATCAAGTTTGATTCAAGAGCTAGAAAATGCATTTTTCTAGGATATAAAGTTGGAGTAAAGGGTTACATCCTTCTTGACACCAAAAACATGGAAATTTTCATTAACATGAATGTGgtcttttaagaaaatgtttttcCTTACAAGAATATTAATATCATTCCTATTTCTGAAAATTCtgatgataatatttttttggaagGGTCTACTCATCATTATAGTCAAGAAATGACATCTattgaaaacataatttatgaaaGCACACATGCTTCGGATGCAGAAGGAAACAGTGATAATACAACACAAGGTGATAGTTGTGAAGAAGGAGAAAGTCTTGGGGAAGATAAGAGTGCTAATGAACATAATCTCAAAAGATCTAGTAGAACTAAAAAGCCTTCAGGATACCTTAAGGACTACTATCACCAGGTTAACAGTTCACAGGTTGACAATTCTCTCATTTCTAATAGTTGTGTTAAAACCAAAAACCATAAAATTATCTATCCTATTAGTAATGTGTTATCTTATAATGATCTTTCCAAAGATCATAAAAGGTATATCTTTGCTATATCTTTTGTTAAAGAACCAAGAAACTATAATGAAGCATGGATGAGTTTAGATTAGGTTAAGGCTAtggaaaatgaattaaaaactCTTGAAATGAATAAAACTTAGATTTTTATAGATTTACCTGCTTGGAAAAACCCATAGGATGTAAATGGGTGTATAAAATTAAACACAGGGTTGATGGTTCTATAGAGTGCTATAAGGCACGTCTTGTAGCCAAAGGTTACACCCAATTAGAGAGAATACATTTTCTTGACACTTTTTCCCCTGTTGCTAAGTTAACTACTGTAAGATTACTTTTAGCTATTGCAACAATTAAAGACTGGCATCTTCAAAAACTTGATGTTGACAATGCCTTCTTACATGGTGACTTAAATGAAGAAGTTTATATGGTTCCACCTCAAGGTCTTAGTGTTCCTAAATAGAATCAGGTTTGCAAGCTTAAAAAAGTCCCTATATGGCCTTAAATAGGCTAGTAGACAATGGTTTGCCAAGTTATCTTTCTTCCTTATTTCTATTGGTTTATGTCAATCTAAATTTGATCACTCATTGTTTACTCAAAGGACTAGTAAATCCTTTATTGTCCTACTTGTATATGTGGATGACATAATACTTGTTGGAGATTCTTTAGAAGTTATCAACAATATAAAAGCCCAACTCTATAGCGCCTTTAGAATAAAGGACTTGGGGAATCTAAAATATTTCCTTGATTTAGAAATAGCTAGATAAAAAGGATATTCATCTTTGTCAAAGGAAATACAATTGGACATCCTAAGCGAAACTAGTATGATGCACAACAAACTATGCCAAACACCAACTATGAAAGACACTAAAGCTCTTTTTGAGAAAGGAGAAGCTCTTGACAATCCAGACACATATCGCCGATTAATTGGGAAGCTTTTATACCTTACAAATTCTAGATCCAATATCACCTATTCAGTTCACTTAGTCAATTTATGCAAGATCTAAATGTTCATCACTTACATGCTATACAACACATTTTGAGATACATTAAAGCTAGTCCTGCCCAAGGGATTTTCTTTTCCTCTAAATTTGAAATCCAACTTAAAGGATTCAGCGACTCTGTTTGGGCCAATTGCCCAAATACTCAACGATCTACAACATGTTTCTGTATATTTTTAAGTTCCTTCTTGGTTTCATGGAAATCCAAGAAGTAACAAACTGTATCCAACTCTTCATCCGAAGCATAGGGTTTTAACAACCACAACATGTGAGATATAGTGACTCACTTTCTTGTTAAAGGATTTCAATGTTCCTATCGACACTCATGTTGCTCTCTACTGTGATAGCCAATCAACCCGTCATATAGCCCATAACTCTACCTTCCACGAGCGCACAAAACACAAACATAGATTGCCATGTGGTTCGCGAAAGGCTTCAAGATCGTCTCTTCCAACTGCTTCTGATCCGCTCGAATGACTAGCTTGCTAACATCACCAAACCTCTTCATTGCAACATTCACAAAGACATCATTTGCAAGCTTGGACTGATGGACATACACTGCCTGACTTGAAAAGGGTGTATTGTAGTTCGTTGTTAGTTAGGgtttctgttttctgtttttcCCTAATCTATTAAGGTTTCCCTCCTCTATTTAAAGGAAAGGTTTTTCTCTGTTTtgtaagaaagaagaagaatcaTAATAAAGATTACCTGTTTTGAGTGGCCTTGTTTTTTCCCGCAAGCTTTCTTCCTCTTTTCTCTGCATCAGCTCTCCTCTAGGTCAACCATGGCAGGAGGGTTCTCTTCTAGATACCAGACGCAAGAACTAGAATCGATTTCAACATAACTCAAAACTGATTTCAATGCTCAAACGTGGCTGCATCTTGGTCACCATGGACCTACACACCATGAGCCACAATTCTGCAATGGGTTCTTCACCATGAACCATTTATGAATGACTTTAGACTATATCCGCATATGCATGGAACATGATATTAAAATGatgttatttttgtaaaacaatGTTGTTCATCCTCAAATCTTTAGAGATATAATGGGATGAGATTATAGAGTAATCCCATGATTCATCTCTTGCAATCACCTCCAACAAAATGAATGAATACATTTTCACCACCGAGTACTAGAAAATAACACAATATAAAACAACTTTGATACTACAACAAAATAACAACTAAGAACATATAACAAATTAATCATATTTATCATAGTAATTAGGCaacatactaaataaaaaattgattaatttgaccacatttatttttaaaatatacagattttaatattctaaattatattacatttttttaacgGTTAAACGGTGTCAACTTTTATTTTGCGTTTTCTCATATTTGGATTCTATGTTAAAGAAAATTACCATCGTatagtgtatttttaaaatacaataattttcacattttaaattatattaatttttaaaaatattaaaataatatattttaaagataaaaagaacaCCTAAGAGAGAGAATcagtaaatatttgaaaatggaATTGAAGTAGCCACAAGAGGGATTTAACCCCAGAGTTTACTATTATGGTCTTGATAATGATTTGGGGCTGAAAATAAAATACTCTTTTGGTGTTGTAAAGTTTAAACAGAGATGCCCTATAATTACATCATAATGTTTTGTGAAAGCGAAGGAGAATTTGAAAGTAGGATTTCGTTTTCAACTACAAAAGTAGGTATATAGGGTTCTTAGATTCTAATTTTCCCATCCAATCTTACATTAAAATGCATACATTATTATTATGCTGCAACTGCACGCGGGGACGCTACTTATTCCCTTCACATGCTATCATACTCTTCACTCAATGCTTTGCTATATTCTTTTCCCTCTCACGGATTCCTTCACACCACAACCAATAAACTACAACACAAATTcattaatattcaaatattcaaatttaatttaaatccCAACAAAAATTCAGCCTGCACACATCACTTTCTAATGTGTCATATTTGAGATGACTTTTCattcatataaattttttaactctcagtcaaaaaaaaacatacacaaaTGACAAGTtttatagttaaataataatgcTGAAACATCCAAATATGAGTAAAACACACACaatgtaaaatgtaaaatgacagtaataagaatataaaacatCTTGTGTTTGAATTTTCAGTTTTTCTTGGCAACAGACAACAACTATTAacaaaaaagaggtttaaattGAGGTTACAAAGGATGCAAGTAATTTCCTGACTGTGATTGCCAATCTTTCTGCATAACCTCTTTTCCAATCTCCGCAAACTCATCACAGCGATGCCTTTAcaagtaaaacaaaatcatgaaaagaaaaaaaaaatagacaaaaagaATATCACACCAAAATGCAACTAACAAATctaatagtatataaaaaaaaacaatgatattttcaaacataaattttgacaattttttttacaatttaaataatatctttttaataatttaaaaaaaatatataaaaataaaaaatcacttaaaagatgttatcttaaattacaaaaataaattgtcaaaattttattgttaaaaaaatattttcttaaaaataattattaataatctaataatttcgaaataaatttaataaactttgttaaaataaaattttcactaCTTTATATAAGAAAGACCTAAGTTGTCTTCGTGCTTGCGCACATTTTCAAGGGGCAGAACGGTCCCGACAGAAAAGTGCTTCTGACACGTGGCGGAAGAAGGTGAGTtgacaaatagaaaaaaataataaagagacGAAGTAATTAGAAAACACGTTCGGCATGGTtggggagaagtcaagttcatatGGTTCCCTCCTTTTTCTGACATTACAGTTCTGCAGAATTGAGAAACCCTTTCTTTTTCTCcgtcaaattatttttttattacgtgGGTGGTGAATTCCCCGTTTTGCCCCTTTCCATCACCACCGTTCTGGTCTCTGTTTCATTCATTTTTCTTCTGTCATACATCGCACCAAAAAAAGGTACTGTGTGTTGAGGTTCTCTTCTTCTCTCTGAGTTCTTTCTCTATATATACGCACACTCATTCCTCTGTCTCTCTGCAACCGACAACCTCTGCTTCTCTTCACTTATGCCTCATTCTTAAGGTATGTGTCCcttcctcttcttttttattcttcgaATCGGTTATTTTTATGCCTCCGAATCCGACGAGGAAGAAAAAaccaaatgataaaattaagcaaaaacaaaataaaacagaacCCCGTAATTTTCTctgtcttttcttttatttattattataatatatatgttttttatgcCTCCGTGCAATCCGGTTTGTGGcgagttttttctttttttactgtTATCTTTCTTTGCTGATAATTGGTTCTATTTTTATGACACTGTTGGGTTCTGCAATCGTTTCTGTATCTCAACGTTGATGTTTCTGCCCGGGTTGTGGGATGTCCAAGGCTGAGGAACTTTGACTCTTACTAATCTTGGGTTTAGATGTATGTGTTTTGAACCATATTGGTTTGTTAACTATTGTGTCTTGGTTAATAAAACGGTTTGAGTTAGacaattgttttgtttttcttgtgttgtgttgtgtgtttGCTTGGTTTGGATTGGATCTGGTTGTTTGTGGGTGGTGTTGATTTTGTGGACCATGTGTTTGATGTTGGTTGTAACAGGAGCTTTTATATCATGGAAGAGTTGAAGATGACAGGAAATGTTGCGAACGGTGTTCATGTTGAAGGGGAAGGTAATGAGATGAATGTGAACCCTGATTCCCTTTCTAAGGAAACCTTTAGTCAGGGAAAAGGTGAAGGCGGTACTGCTAATTTTGGTGTTGATGGGGTGGTTGAGCCCTCCATTGAACAGCTTTATGAGAATGTGTGTGACATGCAGAGTTCGGATCAGTCACCGTCGCGGCAAAGTTTTGGATCTGATGGCGATGAGTCTAGAATCGATTCTGAATTGCGCCATCTAGTTGGAGGACGGATGAGGGAGGTAGAGATAATGGAAGAGGAAGTTGGGGAGGAGAAAGGGCATGACAGGAGCTCAAGTAGTGAAATATCTTCCGGATTGGATGGCTTGACCAATGATAAGAAATTGGATCAGGTGAATGAGATTCAGGAGGTTCAGCCTGCAGCTACTAGTTCTGGTTCCTCGGTAAAGTCTGTTAAAGCATCGAGTTCACGGATAGGACCTGATACTTCGCCCAAATCAACAGCCAAGGGAAAAAGTCCTGCCCCGAAACCTCCTATCGAAAGAAAGAACGGTAGGCCTTCGAGGAAACAAAGTAGTGGTGTTAGTGGTGTTACTGGCGTGAAGAATTTGAAGAATTCTCCTTTGGGAAATAAGTCAGTGTCACAAAACCGTGTTGAGAAAAGGGCCGAGTCCGTATTAGACAGACCTGAGAGGGCACCGATATTACTAAAACAAGCAAGAGATATGATTTCATTCGGGGATAGTCCTTATAAGGCTCTTGACTTAGCTCTTCAAGCAATGAAACTGTTTGAGAAGTTAGGTGATGAGAAACCGAGTTTGGAGCTGGTTATGTGTTTACATGTTATTTCAGCAATACATTGCAGCTTGGGTCAATATGGTGAGGCAATTCCAATTCTTGAACGGTCAATTGAGATTCCTGTTATTGGGGAAAGTCAGGAACATGCCCTTGCTAAATTTGCTGGTCACATGCAACTGGGAGACACCTATGCTATGCTGGGCCAGCTTGAGAATTCAATTAAGTGCTATACCACTGGATTAGAAGTCCAGAAGCAGGTTTTGGGAGATACAGACCCAAGAGTTGGTGAAACTTGTCGGTACGTGGCTGAAGCCAATGTTCAGGCTTTGCGATTTGATGAAGCTGAGAGGCTTTGTCAGATGGCTCTAGACATTCATAAAGCAAATAATTCAGCTCCATCTCTTGAAGAGGCAGCTGATAGGAGGCTCATGGGCCTTGTATGTGATACAAAGGGAAATCACGAAGCTGCTCTTGAGCATCTTGTTCTAGCCAGCATGGCAATGGTCGCTAATGGCCAGGAAGGGGATGTGGCTTCTGTTGACTGCAGCATTGGAGACGCATACTTATCTTTGTCTCGATATGATGAAG
Encoded here:
- the LOC114163258 gene encoding protein KINESIN LIGHT CHAIN-RELATED 3 isoform X1, which gives rise to MSFYIMEELKMTGNVANGVHVEGEGNEMNVNPDSLSKETFSQGKGEGGTANFGVDGVVEPSIEQLYENVCDMQSSDQSPSRQSFGSDGDESRIDSELRHLVGGRMREVEIMEEEVGEEKGHDRSSSSEISSGLDGLTNDKKLDQVNEIQEVQPAATSSGSSVKSVKASSSRIGPDTSPKSTAKGKSPAPKPPIERKNGRPSRKQSSGVSGVTGVKNLKNSPLGNKSVSQNRVEKRAESVLDRPERAPILLKQARDMISFGDSPYKALDLALQAMKLFEKLGDEKPSLELVMCLHVISAIHCSLGQYGEAIPILERSIEIPVIGESQEHALAKFAGHMQLGDTYAMLGQLENSIKCYTTGLEVQKQVLGDTDPRVGETCRYVAEANVQALRFDEAERLCQMALDIHKANNSAPSLEEAADRRLMGLVCDTKGNHEAALEHLVLASMAMVANGQEGDVASVDCSIGDAYLSLSRYDEAIFAYQKALTAFKTNKGENHPAVGFVFVRLADLYNRIGKIRESKSYCESALKIYENPLPGVPLEEIASGLTNISTIYESMNELERALKLLQKALEIYNDVPGQQSTIAGIEAQMGVMYYMLGNFSESYETLKTAISKLRAIGEKKSSFFGIALNQMGLACVQRYALSEATELFEEAKSILEQEYGPYHPETLGVCSNLAGTYDAIGRMDDAIQILEYVVSAREEKLGTANPDVDDEKKRLGELLKEAGRVRSRKGRSLENLLDGNAHTVNNVVIRV
- the LOC114163258 gene encoding protein KINESIN LIGHT CHAIN-RELATED 3 isoform X2, with the protein product MEELKMTGNVANGVHVEGEGNEMNVNPDSLSKETFSQGKGEGGTANFGVDGVVEPSIEQLYENVCDMQSSDQSPSRQSFGSDGDESRIDSELRHLVGGRMREVEIMEEEVGEEKGHDRSSSSEISSGLDGLTNDKKLDQVNEIQEVQPAATSSGSSVKSVKASSSRIGPDTSPKSTAKGKSPAPKPPIERKNGRPSRKQSSGVSGVTGVKNLKNSPLGNKSVSQNRVEKRAESVLDRPERAPILLKQARDMISFGDSPYKALDLALQAMKLFEKLGDEKPSLELVMCLHVISAIHCSLGQYGEAIPILERSIEIPVIGESQEHALAKFAGHMQLGDTYAMLGQLENSIKCYTTGLEVQKQVLGDTDPRVGETCRYVAEANVQALRFDEAERLCQMALDIHKANNSAPSLEEAADRRLMGLVCDTKGNHEAALEHLVLASMAMVANGQEGDVASVDCSIGDAYLSLSRYDEAIFAYQKALTAFKTNKGENHPAVGFVFVRLADLYNRIGKIRESKSYCESALKIYENPLPGVPLEEIASGLTNISTIYESMNELERALKLLQKALEIYNDVPGQQSTIAGIEAQMGVMYYMLGNFSESYETLKTAISKLRAIGEKKSSFFGIALNQMGLACVQRYALSEATELFEEAKSILEQEYGPYHPETLGVCSNLAGTYDAIGRMDDAIQILEYVVSAREEKLGTANPDVDDEKKRLGELLKEAGRVRSRKGRSLENLLDGNAHTVNNVVIRV